The Austwickia sp. genome includes a region encoding these proteins:
- a CDS encoding translation initiation factor IF-3 — protein MSEPRINDRIRVPEVRLVGPNGEQVGIVRVEDALRLAAEADLDLVEVAPMAKPPVAKLMDFGKYKYEAALKAREARKNQVNTVIKEIKLRPKIDPHDYETKKGHVVRFLSAGDKVKVTIMFRGREQSRPELGFRLLQRLAEDVTELGFVESAPKQDGRNMIMVLGPTKKKAEAKAELRKRRDLASDAGAPGARPPRHHADAPMDEAQDIDTPVASDESLLGQPSDEIVEAVEIDAAVDTPEADATVGSDEALGTDAAPHATEATEATDPGQDSVEPVDQLAAAPRTDAATDEGAQPSQPAAEATEGQAAAQPEAAAPRPAARPRPAAPRPSAAAASKAATPAPPAATPAPKAATPAPPKATPVPSPPKPRPAPPKDTPKPRPASGAVPGPPRSRAKA, from the coding sequence ATCAGCGAACCGCGCATCAACGACCGCATCCGCGTCCCGGAAGTGCGGCTCGTCGGGCCCAATGGGGAGCAGGTCGGCATCGTCCGCGTGGAGGACGCCCTGCGCCTCGCCGCCGAGGCGGACCTTGACCTCGTCGAGGTGGCACCGATGGCCAAGCCGCCCGTGGCGAAGTTGATGGACTTCGGCAAGTACAAGTACGAGGCCGCCCTGAAGGCGCGCGAGGCCCGCAAGAACCAGGTCAACACGGTCATCAAGGAGATCAAGCTCCGGCCGAAGATCGACCCGCACGACTACGAGACCAAGAAGGGTCACGTCGTGCGGTTCCTGTCGGCCGGTGACAAGGTGAAGGTGACCATCATGTTCCGGGGTCGCGAGCAGTCGCGCCCGGAGCTGGGTTTCCGCCTCCTGCAGCGCCTGGCGGAGGACGTGACCGAGCTGGGTTTCGTCGAGAGCGCGCCCAAGCAGGACGGCCGAAACATGATCATGGTGCTCGGCCCGACCAAGAAGAAGGCCGAGGCCAAGGCCGAGCTGCGCAAGCGCCGCGACCTCGCGTCCGATGCGGGCGCTCCCGGCGCCCGGCCGCCGCGGCACCACGCGGACGCCCCGATGGACGAGGCCCAGGACATCGACACGCCGGTGGCATCGGACGAGTCCCTGCTGGGGCAGCCGAGCGACGAGATCGTCGAGGCGGTCGAGATCGATGCGGCCGTCGACACCCCGGAGGCGGACGCCACCGTTGGTTCCGACGAGGCGCTCGGCACCGATGCGGCCCCCCACGCCACTGAGGCCACCGAGGCCACCGACCCCGGCCAGGATTCGGTCGAGCCGGTTGACCAGCTGGCTGCCGCGCCGCGGACCGACGCGGCGACTGACGAGGGCGCTCAGCCCAGCCAGCCCGCGGCCGAGGCCACCGAGGGCCAGGCGGCGGCGCAACCCGAGGCTGCCGCACCGCGGCCCGCCGCGAGGCCGCGTCCCGCCGCTCCGCGTCCGTCCGCCGCTGCTGCATCGAAGGCCGCGACCCCGGCCCCGCCGGCCGCAACGCCGGCTCCGAAGGCCGCCACCCCAGCCCCGCCCAAGGCCACCCCCGTGCCGTCCCCGCCCAAGCCGCGGCCGGCACCCCCCAAGGACACCCCGAAACCGCGGCCGGCCTCCGGCGCGGTGCCGGGACCCCCACGCTCGCGAGCCAAGGCCTGA
- a CDS encoding MFS transporter, protein MSLSPYRRVLAEAPLRLTLLLGVLVRIPVAAGGLILTLHVVAMGRSYGEAGVATMILTTGLALSGPWRGRLLDRLGLRRVVLPSLVVLAGCWTVAPRLDYLPLLAVCALAGLFTIPSFSIIRQAVIAAVPDHDRRTALALDSVAVEISFMLGPILGVWAATTWPTGTVLMAVGLGGVLAGAVLWLVNPPMRGPQAPEDDAADVDEQGRHRPRTWFTPGVAAVFLAAVATTLVLSGTDLSVVAAARDFGATAQVGIVLALWCLGSLVGGLWYGAQSRAMSPLWLLFGLGAVTLPVAFARDVPTLTALVVVAGLFCAPVTTAMVDQLSRLVPEVNRGEAMGWQGSFMQIGSALGAPLAGAAIDHGGYAAGFAVVAASGMTMALAGLAVVRLRRAGGGGRRAALA, encoded by the coding sequence ATGTCCCTGTCTCCCTACCGTCGCGTCCTGGCCGAGGCCCCCCTGCGGTTGACCCTCCTCCTGGGCGTCCTGGTGCGCATCCCGGTCGCCGCGGGCGGCCTGATCTTGACCCTGCACGTGGTGGCGATGGGACGTTCGTACGGCGAGGCCGGCGTGGCCACGATGATCCTCACGACCGGGCTGGCCCTGTCGGGCCCGTGGCGCGGGCGGCTGCTGGACCGGCTCGGACTGCGCCGGGTCGTGCTGCCCTCGCTGGTGGTCCTGGCCGGCTGTTGGACGGTCGCGCCGCGACTGGACTACCTGCCGCTGCTGGCGGTGTGTGCCCTGGCCGGCCTCTTCACGATCCCGTCGTTCTCGATCATCCGCCAGGCCGTCATCGCGGCGGTCCCGGACCACGACCGACGGACGGCCCTCGCGCTGGACTCGGTGGCGGTGGAGATCTCGTTCATGCTCGGCCCCATCCTGGGCGTGTGGGCGGCGACGACGTGGCCGACGGGGACGGTCTTGATGGCGGTCGGGCTCGGGGGAGTGCTGGCCGGGGCGGTGCTGTGGCTCGTCAACCCGCCGATGCGGGGGCCGCAGGCGCCCGAGGACGACGCGGCCGATGTCGACGAGCAGGGCCGGCACCGACCCCGCACCTGGTTCACGCCAGGCGTCGCCGCCGTCTTCCTCGCCGCGGTGGCCACCACGTTGGTGCTCTCGGGCACGGACCTGTCGGTGGTGGCCGCGGCCCGCGACTTCGGGGCGACCGCGCAGGTCGGGATCGTGCTGGCGCTGTGGTGCCTCGGATCGCTGGTGGGTGGGCTGTGGTACGGCGCCCAGTCGCGCGCGATGTCGCCCCTGTGGCTGCTCTTCGGGCTGGGCGCGGTGACGCTGCCGGTCGCGTTCGCCCGCGACGTTCCGACCCTCACCGCGCTCGTCGTCGTGGCGGGACTGTTCTGCGCCCCGGTCACGACGGCCATGGTGGACCAGCTCAGCCGCCTGGTCCCGGAGGTCAACCGGGGCGAGGCCATGGGGTGGCAGGGCTCGTTCATGCAGATCGGTTCGGCGCTCGGGGCGCCCCTCGCCGGGGCCGCGATCGATCACGGCGGTTATGCGGCGGGCTTCGCCGTGGTGGCCGCCTCCGGCATGACGATGGCTCTGGCCGGGCTGGCCGTGGTCCGGCTGCGCCGGGCCGGCGGCGGGGGGCGCCGCGCGGCCCTGGCCTGA
- a CDS encoding SseB family protein, with protein sequence MTDSGGVPWAGRQLEPATFAGDTGAADAAVLAALRALAEAPTDHASTAETHLMAELAGARVLVPLVAAPADDGSEDGSSMATALLRGPDGTRALPVFSSVAALSAWDPAARPVPMRLPEAARSALDEGCAAMPIDLADPHAAVLRGSQLWALALGERWAPAHTDPVVRLAVAEASQGIDGLVSARVEDGALHAPGTLRLVLTLRPGLPGPAVDGIVTRLGERISADPDVRRRIDDLAVVLHQANDPEDQVPPDAASD encoded by the coding sequence GTGACCGACAGCGGCGGCGTGCCCTGGGCCGGGCGTCAGCTGGAACCGGCGACGTTCGCCGGGGACACCGGGGCCGCGGACGCGGCGGTCCTCGCTGCCCTGCGGGCCCTGGCCGAGGCGCCCACCGACCATGCATCGACCGCCGAGACGCACCTGATGGCGGAGCTGGCGGGCGCCCGGGTCCTGGTGCCGCTGGTCGCCGCGCCCGCCGACGACGGCTCCGAGGACGGCAGCTCGATGGCCACCGCCCTGCTGCGCGGCCCGGACGGCACGCGGGCGCTGCCCGTGTTCAGCAGCGTCGCCGCCCTGTCCGCCTGGGATCCCGCGGCCCGACCCGTGCCGATGCGCCTGCCGGAGGCGGCCCGGTCCGCCCTGGACGAGGGCTGCGCGGCCATGCCGATCGACCTTGCGGACCCTCACGCCGCCGTCCTGCGCGGCTCGCAGCTGTGGGCGCTCGCGCTGGGCGAGCGGTGGGCGCCCGCGCACACCGACCCCGTCGTCCGGCTGGCCGTCGCCGAGGCGTCGCAGGGCATCGACGGCCTGGTGAGCGCCCGCGTCGAAGACGGTGCGCTGCACGCGCCCGGAACGCTGCGGCTCGTCCTCACGCTGCGGCCCGGCCTCCCGGGGCCCGCCGTGGACGGGATCGTCACCCGGCTGGGGGAGCGGATCTCCGCCGACCCCGACGTACGGCGTCGCATCGACGACCTCGCCGTGGTCCTCCACCAGGCGAACGACCCGGAGGACCAGGTGCCCCCGGATGCCGCGTCGGACTAG
- the priA gene encoding bifunctional 1-(5-phosphoribosyl)-5-((5-phosphoribosylamino)methylideneamino)imidazole-4-carboxamide isomerase/phosphoribosylanthranilate isomerase PriA: MSSDTPALQLLPAVDIVDGQAVQLVQGVAGSGGQFGEPFEAAKKWQDLGAEWLHLVDLDAAFGRGSNYDLIASIVGRLDLQVELSGGIRDEESLSRALATGCRRVNIGTAALENPAWTAQAIAVHGDRLAIGLDVRGTTLAARGWTREGGDLWETLARLDEQGCSRYVVTDVTRDGMLAGPNVELLREVCARTDRPVVASGGVSTLADIAALRELVQDGVEGAIVGSALYKGAFTLTAALDVAGRP; encoded by the coding sequence ATGAGCAGCGACACCCCCGCCCTGCAGTTGCTTCCCGCCGTCGACATCGTCGACGGCCAGGCGGTGCAGCTCGTCCAGGGGGTCGCCGGGTCCGGCGGACAGTTCGGCGAACCCTTCGAGGCGGCCAAGAAGTGGCAGGACCTCGGCGCCGAGTGGCTGCATCTCGTGGACCTGGACGCCGCATTCGGGCGCGGCAGCAACTACGACCTCATCGCCTCCATCGTGGGCCGCCTCGACCTGCAGGTGGAGCTTTCCGGCGGCATCCGCGACGAGGAGTCCCTTTCCCGCGCCCTCGCGACCGGCTGCCGCCGGGTCAACATCGGCACCGCCGCGCTGGAGAACCCCGCCTGGACTGCCCAGGCCATCGCGGTACACGGCGATCGCCTGGCCATCGGCCTCGACGTCCGCGGGACGACCCTGGCCGCGCGCGGCTGGACCCGCGAGGGCGGCGACCTGTGGGAGACCCTGGCGCGACTCGACGAACAGGGCTGCAGCCGGTACGTCGTGACCGACGTCACCCGCGACGGCATGCTCGCCGGCCCCAACGTGGAGTTGCTGCGCGAGGTCTGCGCCCGCACCGACCGGCCGGTGGTCGCCTCCGGGGGCGTGTCGACCCTGGCGGACATCGCGGCCTTGCGGGAGCTGGTCCAGGACGGCGTCGAGGGCGCCATCGTCGGGTCCGCGCTCTACAAGGGCGCCTTCACGCTGACCGCGGCCCTCGACGTCGCTGGGCGGCCGTGA
- the hisH gene encoding imidazole glycerol phosphate synthase subunit HisH, whose protein sequence is MVVLDYGSGNVRSAVRMLERVGARVELTADPAKVLAADALYVPGVGNFHACLAGLAAVDGPRLIERRLAGGRPVLGVCVGMQAMFESSTERAPVPRPGLGEWPGVVDRLPAAVVPHMGWSPVRTPAGSRLFAGVEQERFYFVHSYAALDWTLHPHGSFEVVAPLVTWAEHGARFVAAVENGPLSATQFHPEKSGDAGARLLANWLATV, encoded by the coding sequence GTGGTCGTGCTCGACTACGGCAGCGGCAACGTCCGCTCGGCCGTGCGGATGCTGGAGCGGGTCGGCGCCCGCGTCGAGCTCACGGCGGACCCCGCGAAGGTGCTCGCCGCGGACGCGCTCTACGTGCCGGGCGTCGGGAACTTCCACGCGTGCCTCGCCGGGCTCGCCGCCGTGGACGGTCCGCGGCTGATCGAGCGGCGGCTGGCCGGCGGCCGCCCCGTCCTGGGCGTGTGCGTCGGGATGCAGGCCATGTTCGAGTCCTCCACCGAGCGTGCCCCGGTGCCGCGCCCGGGCCTCGGCGAGTGGCCCGGCGTCGTGGATCGGCTGCCCGCGGCCGTGGTGCCGCACATGGGCTGGAGCCCGGTGCGGACCCCGGCCGGGAGCAGGTTGTTCGCGGGGGTCGAGCAGGAACGGTTCTACTTCGTGCACAGCTACGCCGCGCTGGACTGGACCCTGCACCCGCACGGGTCGTTCGAGGTCGTCGCGCCGCTGGTCACCTGGGCCGAGCACGGGGCCCGCTTCGTGGCCGCCGTCGAAAACGGACCGCTCAGCGCAACCCAGTTCCATCCGGAGAAGTCCGGCGACGCCGGTGCCCGGCTCCTCGCCAACTGGCTCGCTACGGTGTAG
- the hisB gene encoding imidazoleglycerol-phosphate dehydratase HisB: MSTSGADGRPAEAAGATPAARTARIERATSESRVELSLDLDGTGASHVSTGVPFYDHMLASLAKHSLIDLDVSATGDLEVDGHHTVEDVAICLGDALHQALGDKRGIRRFGDALVPLDEALVQAAVDVAGRPYCVHLGEPPGQEYVVIGGAYAGSMTRHVLETLAHHAQIAVHVRVLSGRDPHHIVEAQFKALARALRAAVERDPRVSGVPSAKGRL; the protein is encoded by the coding sequence ATGAGCACCAGCGGGGCTGACGGCCGGCCGGCGGAGGCGGCGGGAGCCACGCCCGCCGCCCGTACGGCGCGGATCGAGCGCGCCACCTCGGAGAGCCGGGTCGAGCTCAGCCTCGACCTCGACGGCACCGGGGCGAGCCACGTCTCGACGGGCGTGCCCTTCTACGACCACATGCTCGCGAGCCTGGCCAAGCACAGCCTGATCGACCTGGACGTGTCGGCGACCGGCGACCTCGAGGTCGACGGCCACCACACCGTGGAGGACGTCGCCATCTGCCTCGGCGACGCGCTGCACCAGGCGCTGGGCGACAAGCGCGGGATCCGCAGGTTCGGCGACGCCCTCGTGCCGCTGGACGAAGCCCTGGTGCAGGCCGCGGTCGACGTCGCCGGCCGGCCGTACTGCGTGCACCTCGGCGAGCCGCCCGGTCAGGAGTACGTCGTGATCGGCGGGGCGTACGCCGGCTCGATGACCCGGCACGTCCTGGAGACGCTGGCCCACCACGCCCAGATCGCGGTGCACGTGCGGGTGCTGTCCGGTCGCGACCCGCACCACATCGTGGAGGCGCAGTTCAAGGCCCTGGCGCGCGCGCTGCGGGCCGCGGTCGAGAGGGATCCGCGGGTCAGCGGGGTGCCCAGTGCCAAGGGTCGCCTCTAA
- a CDS encoding histidinol-phosphate transaminase, whose product MSAADGSSAQLAAPGQLADPAAQIAELIRPDLRGRSAYGAPQLDVPVQLNTNENSYPVPQVVVDAMVEALVKAAPDLNRYPDREFTALREDLAGYLSRTSGVPIAPEQVWAGNGSNEVLLNVVQAFAGPGRSLMAFTPSYSMYPNYALTTGTRWIDGFRGVRSAASDASRDDAGADRGAVVGGDKGDDSRRYDLAPEMAAAQVAEHQPDVVAIASPNNPTGTAVGLDVIEAVYDAAPRAIVVVDEAYAEFARTGTVSALSLLAGRPRLVVSRTMSKAFALAGGRLGYLAADPALIDALRLVRMPYHLSTQTQVVARAALAHADVLLAEVEAIKAQRDRIVAEVAAMGLTVVPSDANFVLVGGFSDAAATWQALLDRGVLVRDVGLPGHLRVTAGTPAETTAFLDALRGALGDLGAGGTTAQVATKGRESA is encoded by the coding sequence GTGAGCGCCGCCGACGGTTCCTCCGCGCAGCTCGCGGCCCCGGGACAACTCGCCGATCCCGCCGCGCAGATCGCCGAGCTCATCCGGCCGGACCTGCGCGGCCGCAGCGCCTACGGGGCGCCGCAGCTCGACGTACCGGTGCAGCTCAACACCAACGAGAACTCTTATCCGGTCCCGCAGGTCGTCGTCGACGCCATGGTCGAGGCCCTGGTCAAGGCCGCGCCGGACCTCAACCGCTATCCGGACCGGGAATTCACCGCGCTGCGCGAGGATCTCGCCGGCTACCTGAGCCGGACGTCGGGGGTGCCGATCGCCCCGGAGCAGGTCTGGGCGGGCAACGGCTCCAATGAGGTCCTGCTGAACGTCGTGCAGGCCTTCGCCGGGCCAGGTCGCAGCCTGATGGCGTTCACGCCGTCGTACTCGATGTACCCCAACTACGCCCTGACGACGGGGACGCGGTGGATCGACGGCTTCCGCGGGGTGCGCAGCGCCGCGAGCGACGCCAGCCGCGACGACGCGGGCGCTGACAGGGGCGCCGTCGTTGGCGGTGACAAGGGCGACGACAGCCGCCGCTACGACCTGGCCCCGGAGATGGCCGCCGCCCAGGTGGCCGAGCACCAGCCGGACGTCGTGGCGATCGCCTCGCCCAACAACCCCACGGGCACGGCGGTGGGACTGGACGTGATCGAGGCCGTGTACGACGCCGCCCCGCGGGCGATCGTCGTGGTCGACGAGGCGTACGCCGAGTTCGCCCGGACCGGCACCGTCTCGGCGCTGAGCCTTCTGGCCGGCCGGCCCCGTCTGGTGGTGAGCCGCACGATGTCCAAGGCGTTCGCCCTGGCCGGCGGCCGGCTGGGGTACCTCGCCGCCGACCCCGCGCTGATCGACGCGCTGCGGCTGGTGCGGATGCCCTACCACCTGTCGACCCAGACCCAGGTGGTCGCCCGGGCCGCCCTGGCGCACGCGGACGTCCTGCTGGCCGAGGTGGAGGCCATCAAGGCCCAGCGCGACCGGATCGTGGCGGAGGTCGCGGCGATGGGCCTGACCGTGGTCCCCTCGGACGCGAACTTCGTCCTCGTCGGCGGGTTCTCCGACGCGGCGGCGACCTGGCAAGCTCTACTGGACCGGGGCGTCCTGGTCCGCGATGTCGGCCTGCCGGGCCACCTGCGGGTCACGGCCGGCACGCCGGCGGAGACCACGGCCTTCCTGGACGCTCTGCGTGGGGCGCTCGGCGACCTCGGCGCGGGTGGGACGACGGCACAGGTGGCGACGAAGGGGCGGGAAAGCGCATGA
- the hisD gene encoding histidinol dehydrogenase, whose product MISRIDLRGSELDARALREALPRAEYDLDDALDVVRPICDDVRDRGAAAVLEHGERFDGVRPAHLRVPAEVLQAAADALDPQVREALEEAIRRARIVHAEQLRAPHTTYVVPGGTVSQRWLPVERVGLYVPGGLAVYPSSVVMNVVPAQVAGVASLAVASPPQRDNTGVFAGYPDPTILAACALLGVDEVYATGGAQAIAMFAYGARDDAGTVVCPPVSLITGPGNVYVASAKRLLRSVVGIDAEAGPTEIAILADDTADPEHVAADLISQAEHDPLAASVLVTPSEQLADAVAAALERRVARTKHHERVCTALAGRQSAIVLVDDLAAGLRTVNAYGAEHLEIQTAAAAQDAELVTNAGAIFVGPYSPVSLGDYAAGSNHVLPTSGTSAHASGLSVLSFLRSVQVIEYSAQALADVADAVVTLSRAEDLPGHGDAVLARQGGQP is encoded by the coding sequence GTGATTTCCCGCATCGACCTGCGTGGCTCCGAACTGGACGCCCGCGCCCTCCGCGAGGCCCTCCCACGGGCCGAGTACGACCTGGACGACGCGCTGGACGTCGTGCGGCCGATCTGCGACGACGTCCGCGACCGCGGCGCGGCGGCGGTGCTGGAGCATGGGGAGCGGTTCGACGGAGTACGCCCCGCACACCTGCGCGTCCCCGCCGAGGTGCTGCAGGCCGCCGCGGACGCCCTGGACCCGCAGGTCCGCGAGGCGCTGGAGGAGGCCATCCGCCGGGCCCGGATTGTGCACGCCGAGCAGTTGCGGGCCCCACACACGACGTACGTCGTGCCCGGCGGCACCGTCAGCCAACGCTGGCTGCCCGTCGAGCGGGTCGGCCTCTACGTGCCGGGCGGCCTGGCCGTCTATCCCAGCAGCGTCGTCATGAACGTCGTCCCCGCCCAGGTGGCCGGCGTCGCCAGCCTCGCCGTCGCCAGCCCACCGCAGCGCGACAACACCGGGGTATTCGCCGGCTACCCCGACCCGACGATCCTCGCCGCATGCGCGCTCCTCGGCGTGGACGAGGTCTACGCCACCGGGGGCGCGCAGGCGATCGCCATGTTCGCCTATGGCGCGCGCGACGACGCCGGGACCGTGGTGTGCCCGCCGGTCAGCCTCATCACGGGCCCGGGCAATGTGTACGTCGCCTCGGCCAAGCGCCTGCTCCGCTCGGTGGTGGGCATCGACGCCGAGGCCGGCCCCACCGAGATCGCGATCTTGGCGGACGACACCGCCGACCCCGAGCACGTCGCGGCCGACCTCATCAGCCAGGCCGAGCACGACCCGCTGGCGGCGTCCGTGCTGGTCACGCCCAGCGAACAATTGGCCGACGCCGTGGCCGCGGCGCTGGAACGGCGGGTCGCGCGCACGAAGCACCACGAACGGGTCTGTACGGCGCTCGCGGGCCGCCAGTCGGCGATCGTCCTGGTCGACGACCTGGCTGCCGGGCTGCGCACGGTCAACGCGTACGGCGCCGAGCACCTGGAGATCCAGACGGCCGCCGCCGCCCAGGACGCCGAGCTGGTGACCAACGCGGGGGCCATCTTCGTCGGCCCCTACAGCCCGGTGAGCCTGGGGGACTACGCCGCCGGCTCCAATCACGTGCTGCCCACCAGCGGCACGAGTGCGCACGCGTCGGGGCTGTCGGTGCTGAGCTTCCTGCGGTCGGTGCAGGTGATCGAGTACTCCGCGCAGGCCCTCGCCGACGTGGCTGACGCCGTCGTGACGCTGAGCCGCGCCGAGGACCTGCCCGGGCACGGCGACGCGGTGCTGGCGCGGCAGGGCGGCCAGCCGTGA
- a CDS encoding ABC transporter permease, which yields MASVRPPLPSQALIHLDTGTDVVRLVVAVLGLAIVSAALRRAVGLGNGRDEIVAIVRATVQLGVVGLIIAAVLGSWPLTLLFVAVMVAVAAYTSGGRMRAVRRVLPLLPIAVGALPVTSALLAIGLLPAEPISLVPTAGILIGNAMTATTLAGRRGLDALEDQRGEVEGALALGLHPRDARLLVVQPAAQLALIPGLDQTRTVGLVTLPGAFVGTLLGGATPMQAAGLQLVVLAGILASQSGATALTQELIARGALRRARPDA from the coding sequence ATGGCGTCCGTGCGACCCCCGCTCCCCTCGCAGGCCCTGATCCATCTCGACACCGGCACGGACGTCGTTCGGCTGGTGGTAGCGGTGTTGGGACTGGCCATCGTGTCCGCGGCGCTGCGGCGCGCCGTCGGCCTCGGCAACGGGCGGGACGAGATCGTCGCCATCGTCCGGGCCACGGTCCAGCTCGGCGTGGTGGGGCTGATCATCGCGGCGGTCCTGGGGTCGTGGCCGCTGACGCTGCTGTTCGTGGCGGTGATGGTGGCCGTGGCGGCGTACACCTCCGGTGGGCGGATGCGGGCCGTACGGCGGGTGCTGCCGCTGCTCCCGATCGCCGTCGGCGCTCTGCCCGTCACCTCGGCGCTGCTCGCCATCGGGCTGCTGCCGGCGGAGCCGATCTCGCTGGTCCCGACGGCGGGGATTCTGATCGGCAACGCGATGACGGCCACCACCCTGGCCGGGCGGCGCGGGCTGGACGCGCTGGAGGACCAGCGCGGGGAGGTGGAGGGCGCACTGGCGCTGGGGCTGCACCCCCGCGACGCCCGGCTGCTCGTCGTGCAGCCCGCCGCGCAGCTGGCGCTGATCCCCGGGCTGGACCAGACCCGGACCGTGGGCCTCGTCACGCTGCCCGGGGCGTTCGTCGGCACCCTGCTCGGCGGGGCCACGCCGATGCAGGCCGCGGGCCTGCAGCTGGTGGTGCTGGCGGGGATCCTCGCCAGTCAGTCCGGCGCCACCGCGCTCACTCAGGAGCTGATCGCGCGCGGCGCGCTGCGCCGGGCGCGACCGGACGCGTGA
- a CDS encoding SPFH domain-containing protein — MSERTTITPDPGSDESTGPDQAAPATTPVGHAGTRVDVRERTAWTIDGFVALLVVLLLFAGVGYLLYLIIRDGVAGGPVSPGQVFGVVLLVLLAILVLSALAIVQPGETKVVQFFGRYVGTARRTGLLMTMPLTIKRTVSVRVNNFETSALKVNDYDGNPVEIAAIIVWQVADTAKAVFAVQDYANFIRVQSEAALRHVATSHPYDDPDGSGTSLRGSSDVVSAQLAHEVAQRVTVAGLEIVEVRISHLAYAPEIAGAMLQRQQAGAIIAARSRIVEGAVGMVELALARLEEGAVVELDDERKAAMVSNLLVVLCGDQKTTPIVNTGSLYA; from the coding sequence ATGAGCGAGCGCACCACCATCACCCCGGACCCTGGATCCGACGAGTCGACCGGCCCCGACCAGGCCGCCCCCGCCACGACGCCGGTCGGTCACGCGGGCACCCGCGTCGACGTCCGCGAACGCACCGCCTGGACCATCGACGGTTTCGTCGCGCTGCTGGTCGTGCTGCTGTTGTTCGCCGGCGTCGGCTACCTGCTCTACCTGATCATCCGCGACGGCGTGGCCGGCGGGCCGGTCTCGCCCGGGCAGGTCTTCGGCGTCGTCCTGCTCGTTCTGTTGGCGATCCTCGTGCTGTCCGCGCTGGCGATCGTGCAGCCGGGGGAGACGAAGGTGGTCCAGTTCTTCGGGCGGTACGTCGGGACGGCCCGGCGCACCGGCCTGCTGATGACCATGCCGCTGACGATCAAGCGCACGGTGTCGGTGCGGGTCAACAACTTCGAGACGTCCGCGCTCAAGGTCAACGACTACGACGGCAACCCCGTCGAGATCGCGGCGATCATCGTGTGGCAGGTGGCCGACACCGCCAAGGCGGTCTTCGCCGTGCAGGACTACGCGAACTTCATCCGGGTGCAGTCCGAGGCCGCGCTGCGGCACGTCGCGACGAGCCACCCGTACGACGACCCGGACGGCTCGGGGACGTCGCTGCGCGGCAGCTCCGATGTCGTCTCCGCGCAGCTCGCGCACGAGGTGGCGCAGCGGGTCACCGTCGCCGGCCTGGAGATCGTCGAGGTCCGGATCAGCCACCTGGCCTACGCCCCCGAGATCGCCGGCGCCATGCTGCAGCGGCAGCAGGCCGGCGCCATCATCGCCGCCCGGTCGCGCATCGTCGAGGGTGCGGTCGGGATGGTCGAGCTCGCGCTGGCGCGCCTGGAGGAGGGCGCCGTGGTCGAGCTCGACGACGAACGCAAGGCGGCCATGGTGAGCAACCTGCTGGTCGTCCTCTGCGGGGACCAGAAGACGACGCCGATCGTCAACACCGGCAGCCTGTACGCCTGA
- a CDS encoding VanW family protein: MAGTAVAAPTYRRLRRELQWHRDAVRRLATAPEGDYSVAVAEHRTPLFRPLSGLDQQLQLNKVTNLRLAAAHLDGVVLPPGRTLSVWRQVGAPTARRGYLPGLVLHDGHLGQAVGGGLCQLTNLLYWLTLHTPLEVTERWRHTYDLFPDAGRTQPFASGATCSYPSLDLQIRNPTAAPYRLSLTVTRTELVGAWRATLAPACRYEVYEDAHLITHEGPGRWVRRNRLARRSYAADGSLVGDEVVAENHALMMYHPFLPAGPCEHPVAEGRLPAASGSTQIRAATPPRTRSSAAPATGGTDR, encoded by the coding sequence CTGGCGGGGACGGCGGTGGCGGCCCCGACGTACCGTCGCCTCCGCCGCGAACTGCAGTGGCACCGCGACGCCGTACGGCGGCTGGCGACCGCCCCCGAGGGGGACTATTCGGTGGCGGTGGCCGAACACCGTACCCCGTTGTTCCGGCCGCTGTCCGGTCTCGACCAGCAACTGCAGCTCAACAAGGTGACGAACCTTCGCCTCGCGGCGGCGCACCTGGACGGCGTGGTGCTCCCGCCGGGACGCACGCTGTCGGTGTGGCGCCAGGTGGGGGCGCCGACCGCCCGGCGCGGCTATCTCCCCGGGCTGGTCCTACACGACGGTCACCTCGGGCAGGCGGTGGGCGGCGGACTGTGCCAGCTCACGAACCTCCTCTATTGGCTGACGCTGCACACGCCGCTGGAGGTCACGGAGCGCTGGCGGCACACGTACGACCTGTTCCCCGATGCCGGTCGGACCCAGCCGTTCGCCAGCGGCGCGACCTGCTCGTATCCGTCACTGGACCTGCAGATCCGCAACCCGACCGCGGCGCCGTACCGGCTGTCGTTGACCGTGACCCGGACCGAGCTCGTGGGGGCCTGGCGGGCGACGCTGGCGCCGGCATGCCGGTACGAGGTCTACGAGGACGCCCACCTGATCACGCACGAGGGGCCCGGGCGGTGGGTACGCCGCAACCGGCTGGCGCGGCGCTCCTACGCGGCCGACGGGTCGCTCGTCGGGGACGAAGTCGTCGCCGAGAACCACGCGCTGATGATGTACCACCCGTTCCTCCCGGCCGGACCATGCGAACACCCGGTCGCCGAGGGCCGGCTGCCGGCCGCGTCCGGATCGACCCAGATCAGGGCCGCGACCCCGCCCCGAACCCGGTCCAGCGCAGCTCCGGCGACAGGTGGCACTGATCGTTGA